In Phaeobacter gallaeciensis DSM 26640, one genomic interval encodes:
- a CDS encoding TniB family NTP-binding protein, with product MRAETEDDGRIALIQSDIWIGFPRAEQVLDRLHGLIEMSRQTRMPGLLVHGASGIGKTMIARNLSRRYAPEYDPESGVTHTPLLLLQAPPAPDERRFYMHILAAVGAPSSTLSLKAQSVASLEVRVVGLLRDLGLRMIMIDEVHNLLAGTHREQRRFLNVLRYLSNELEASLVCYGVSEAVDAIRGDVQLARRLDEHHLPNWRDDAEFSDMIQTLIAAMPLEKKSNLQVRSLKQILALTGGVTSRIFALVKDLSIDAIISGDECVTDDAIAKWTPVWSRHANAQRRLEKSGA from the coding sequence CGGCTTTCCCCGAGCGGAGCAAGTGCTGGACCGGCTGCATGGTCTGATTGAGATGTCGCGGCAGACCCGCATGCCTGGCCTTCTGGTGCATGGGGCGTCCGGCATCGGCAAAACAATGATCGCCCGCAACCTGTCGCGACGCTATGCGCCGGAGTATGATCCGGAGTCGGGCGTCACCCACACCCCGTTACTTCTGTTGCAGGCGCCACCCGCTCCTGATGAGCGGCGGTTCTATATGCACATCCTCGCAGCCGTCGGAGCCCCGTCGTCGACGCTGAGCCTGAAGGCGCAGAGTGTTGCCTCGCTGGAAGTTCGGGTCGTGGGCCTTTTGCGCGACCTCGGGCTGCGGATGATCATGATCGACGAAGTCCACAACCTTCTTGCGGGCACGCATAGGGAACAGCGCCGGTTCCTCAATGTCTTGAGGTATCTCAGCAACGAGCTGGAGGCATCTTTGGTCTGCTACGGTGTCAGCGAAGCCGTCGATGCCATTCGCGGCGATGTCCAACTGGCCCGTCGGCTTGATGAACACCACCTGCCGAATTGGCGCGATGATGCCGAGTTTTCGGATATGATCCAGACATTGATCGCGGCCATGCCGCTGGAGAAGAAATCCAATCTGCAAGTGCGGTCGCTCAAGCAGATCCTCGCATTAACTGGCGGGGTGACGTCCCGCATCTTTGCCTTGGTCAAGGATCTGTCCATCGACGCGATCATCAGCGGTGACGAGTGCGTCACTGATGATGCCATCGCAAAATGGACACCGGTCTGGTCGCGCCATGCAAACGCTCAGCGACGGCTCGAGAAATCTGGGGCGTGA